The region ACGGGTTCCTCGCACTGCACCCTGGCTCCCTACTGGTCCCGCAGGCTGGGCAAGAAGACGCTCACCGCGTTCCAGGCCTCGTCCCGGGGCGGCGAGCTCTTCTGTGAGGCCATGGGCGATCGGGTCAAGATCGCGGGCCACGCGGTCTGTTACCTGAAGGGCGCGATCCGCCTGCCGGATTGAGGAATCAGAGCAGTCTCAGGCTCCAATTGAACCGCCCCTGGCGGTCCGAGTGCGGCACGGTCTTGGGCCAGAACTCCCGGATGGTCAGCAGGCAGGAGTAGCCCGCCTTTTCCAATTCCGCCTTGTGCGGCGAGAGATCCAACTCCCAGTTGGGGTAGACCCAGTGGTTCTGCCCGATCCTCCTGACCCAGAAGATCTCGTTCATGGGGCTTCTCATGGGTTCCTCCAGATGCACGCCGTCGGCCAGATGCCGGGACAGCCCCAAAGGCCACAGGCCCTTGAGCACGATGTGCAGGGGCAGGGGGCTTTGGCTCGGCAGGGCCAGGAGGTCTTCAGCGGGCAATTCGGGGCTCGCGTAGGCCGAACCGAAGCCCATGGCTCGAAGCTCTTCCAACGCCAGGGCGTTGGAGATATTGCAGAAGGGCCCGGCCGCAAATTCCAACCCCTTGCGTTCGGGAAAGAGCGCGATCTGCCAGGGCGCGTTGCAGACGAAGTCCCGCGCGCCTTTTCGACGCAGGGAATCCGCGGCCTCGGCGTAACGGGCCTCTTCCTCGGGCCAAATCACGGGCGGCAGCCACCATTGGACACGCGCGGCCATGCGCGGCGGCAGGGTGTGCAGGGCCTTGGGCTCAAGCCAGAGCGACGGTTCGCCGTCCAGGCGGCCCTTGGGCAGAACCCGGCAGAGGGTCCGAAATTGGGATCGGCGGCGCGGGGCCGGAGCGGGCAGGGTGGGGCGGAATTCCGAGGCGGCCTCCTCGCGCAACGGTCCCGAGGCCACGACCACGCGTTCCAGTTCGGCGATGGCCCGGGCCAACTCCGGTTCGCGCCGGTCCACCAGGAAGACCGCTCCCCCGGCAGGCGGCGCGGGCAGGCCTTTCTCCGGGCGCAGATCCAGGCGGCCACGCTTCGGCACATGCTGGCGGACCTTCACCGTACGGTGCCAGGGCTCGTCCTCGTAACCCAGGCGCAACAGGTCGCCGGGCAGCAGTTCCTCGCGGGACTGGAAGGAAATGCGGGTGATGGGCCGTCCGCCGGCCTTGGCCGTCTCGCGTTTGAGCGTGCCCAGGAAGAGCCCCGAGC is a window of Desulfovibrio aminophilus DSM 12254 DNA encoding:
- a CDS encoding peptidase U32 family protein translates to MAPAGDVPAFLAALAAGADAIYLGLKHFSARMQAENFSISQLSRLANLAHDRNARVYVAMNTLLKPGDPEAAGRLLDRLNRLVRPDAIIVQDLGLVNLARQTGFSGEIHLSTLANLTHGASLRAAAELGASRVVLPRELSLDEIKMLASSCPAGLDLEVFVHGALCYCVSGRCWWSSWLGGKSGLRGRCVQPCRRLYRQGPKGKPERLFSCLDLSLDVLARPLQDVPRVRAWKIEGRKKGPHYVYYTVKAYRLLRDEGNTPEARKTALSLLDQALGRPRTHAGFLPQRPHKPVDRSQETGSGLFLGTLKRETAKAGGRPITRISFQSREELLPGDLLRLGYEDEPWHRTVKVRQHVPKRGRLDLRPEKGLPAPPAGGAVFLVDRREPELARAIAELERVVVASGPLREEAASEFRPTLPAPAPRRRSQFRTLCRVLPKGRLDGEPSLWLEPKALHTLPPRMAARVQWWLPPVIWPEEEARYAEAADSLRRKGARDFVCNAPWQIALFPERKGLEFAAGPFCNISNALALEELRAMGFGSAYASPELPAEDLLALPSQSPLPLHIVLKGLWPLGLSRHLADGVHLEEPMRSPMNEIFWVRRIGQNHWVYPNWELDLSPHKAELEKAGYSCLLTIREFWPKTVPHSDRQGRFNWSLRLL